One Brassica napus cultivar Da-Ae unplaced genomic scaffold, Da-Ae ScsIHWf_239;HRSCAF=406, whole genome shotgun sequence DNA segment encodes these proteins:
- the LOC125600831 gene encoding uncharacterized protein LOC125600831, which translates to MIRKPAASRGRNMTYPFYCVQMANRGTGIDGRGRIWEEGMDWTGGGLGHISDQDNGNGISEMFGHDRSPLQRTRSFPVYGNMTRVREDSMASIGPSRNWDQRHQHDQSAQSNPRPDQNRATERPQDHGTENTLKLLHDVMTEALGNQGRRTQPPEVSKLLSTMKNIGSYKFKGGSDPIEADKWITMMEKNFEAMECPEEYKKKIAVYYLEGDATGWWDSIDRQRGHNITSWESFKGEFERKYFPPEAKHRLERQFMNLVQGDRPVRSYESEFTRLRRHVFDGREDEATMIRNFMYGLKPELGSRLAGSNFSSLSELVEKAVNVETVLEAERKTLPHSGGHTKFSQGERPNFNKGPRSYKGKGRGFGGQANNRGNTVVCYICDQPGHISKFCPNRQRSNQQGYSSIRMEDVTCFSCGMKGHYASSCPNKPIPATPLAIRAPPSRPAIEPAPKKQNLGGRFYALGVENPDNAGPSSGPITGTIHVAGKPTHVLFDSGATHSFVTPEVAARFWDCFVVDRIDVAVLTPADRTLQANQCIKNVPLVIQGKEFVADLLVVPLKGYEVILGMDWLSSYGVQIDCGKGRLLFGRGKRPEMVYYGISPSMTVSLVAAMRVQDLFQDGDVYLVTLSVSGGATNDEVKVEDIEVVQEFEDIFAPLKELPPPRSNPFTITLEPEAKPIAKAPYRMAPAELAELKKQLEDLLEKGFIRSSSSPWGAPVLFVKKKDGSMRLCIDYRGINNITIKDKYPLPRIDELLDKLKGASWFSKIDLASGYHQIPIAKSDIMKTAFRTRYGQYEFVVMPFGLTNAPAAFMRLMNEVFHDYLDKFVIIFIDDILVYSRSEEEHKEHLRLVMERLRDHKLFAKSSKCSFWKREIGFLGHIVSGEGVAADPEKVQAIREWPRPTTVTEVRIFLGLAGYYRKFVKDFSSIAKPLTKLTGKGVPFLWVEETERAFKKLKEALTTAPVLALPEQGKPYTVYTDASRVGLGCVLMQDGRVIAYASRQLRKHEDNYSTHDLELAAVVFALRIWRSYLYGEEVEVYTDHQSLKYLFTQPDLNLRQRRWMEFVADYDIRIRYHPGKANVVADALSRRKLDADLEKEVELLNQELKQVKLVVLEGQTSEPLGLQAVNQASLIQRIREEQLKDEKLLKIFEELKGQAGPNNAGYYLAEDGTLLINGRITVPKGQGLKDEILRIAHHSLLSIHPGSSKMYRDVRRYYH; encoded by the exons ATGATTAGGAAACCAGCCGCTTCCCGTGGTAGGAATATGACTTACCCTTTTTATTGTGTGCAGATGGCTAATCGCGGGACAGGTATTGATGGACGAGGTCGGATATGGGAAGAGGGTATGGATTGGACAGGCGGAGGATTGGGTCACATATCAGATCAGGATAATGGAAATGGCATTagtgagatgtttggacacGATAGGAGCCCTCTGCAGAGAACAAGATCTTTTCCTGTTTACGGTAACATGACTAGAGTGAGAGAAGACAGTATGGCGAGTATTGGCCCAAGTCGTAATTGGGACCAGAGACATCAACATGATCAATCCGCTCAATCAAACCCAAGGCCAGATCAGAACCGTGCCACCGAAAGACCACAAGATCATGGAACCGAAAACACCTTGAAGCTTTTACATGACGTGATGACCGAGGCACTTGGTAACCAAGGCAGGCGTACTCAACCCCCTGAAGTTTCCAAGCTATTATCTACCATGAAGAACATTGGATCCTACAAGTTCAAAGGAGGATCCGATCCTATTGAGGCCGACAAGTGGATTACTATGATGGAGAAGAATTTTGAAGCCATGGAGTGCCCGGAGGAGTATAAGAAGAAGATCGCTGTGTACTACTTGGAAGGCGACGCCACAGGATGGTGGGACAGCATAGACAGACAGCGTGGACACAACATCACATCATGGGAGTCGTTCAAGGGAGAGTTTGAGAGGAAATACTTTCCTCCAGAAGCAAAGCATCGATTGGAGCGCCAGTTCATGAACCTTGTTCAAGGAGATAGGCCAGTGAGGAGTTACGAATCTGAGTTCACAAGGTTGAGGCGACATGTCTTTGATGGGCGTGAAGATGAAGCAACTATGATCCGTAACTTTATGTACGGATTGAAGCCGGAGCTtggaagtcgtttagctggaagcAACTTTAGCAGCTTATCTGAGCTAGTGGAAAAAGCTGTTAATGTTGAAACTGTATTGGAGGCTGAAAGGAAGACCTTACCACATTCTGGTGGACACACCAAGTTTAGCCAAGGAGAAAGGCCAAATTTCAACAAGGGTCCAAGATCTTACAAAGGAAAAGGGCGAGGATTTGGAGGCCAAGCCAACAATCGTGGTAACACTGTGGTGTGTTACATATGTGATCAACCGGGACATATTTCTAAGTTTTGTCCCAACAGACAACGGAGTAACCAGCAGGGTTATTCATCTATAAGGATGGAAGAtgttacttgtttctcttgcggTATGAAGGGCCATTATGCATCGTCATGTCCAAACAAGCCAATCCCTGCGACCCCTCTCGCAATCCGAGCTCCTCCTAGCCGTCCAGCTATTGAGCCAGCACCAAAGAAGCAAAACTTAGGAGGTAGATTTTATGCCTTAGGTGTAGAAAACCCAGACAATGCAGGACCGTCAAGCGGTCCCATCACAG GAACCATACATGTTGCTGGTAAacccacacatgtattgttcgactcgggggcaacacatagttttgtgacccCTGAAGTAGCTGCCCGGTTTTGGGATTGTTTTGTGGTTGACAGGATAGACGTGGCCGTTTTGACCCCCGCAGACCGAACCCTTCAAGCAAATCAGTGTATCAAGAATGTTCCATTGGTCATTCAAGGCAAAGAGTTTGTGGCAGATCTGTTAGTCGTGCCTTTGAAAGGGTACGAGGTAatccttggaatggattggttATCGAGCTACGGAGTTCAGATCGACTGTGGAAAGGGAAGGTTGTTGTTCGGCAGAGGTAAACGACCAGAGATGGTATACTATGGAATCAGTCCTAGTATGACCGTGTCTTTAGTAGCAGCGATGAGAgtacaagatttgtttcaagACGGGGATGTATATTTGGTGACCTTATCGGTTAGTGGAGGAGCCACTAATGATGAAGTTAAGGTCGAAGACATAGAAGTGGTCCAAGAGTTTGAGGATATCTTTGCACCACTAAAGGAATTACCTCCACCTCGGAGTAATCCCTTTACCATTACTTTGGAGCCTGAAGCAAAACCTATAGCTAAGGCACCATATCGGATGGCACCTGCGGAATTAGCCGAGCTAAAGAAACAATTGGAAGATCTATTGGAAAAGGGATTCATCCGGTCGAGCTCTTCACCTTGGGGAGCTCCTGTGttatttgtgaagaagaaggatggaaGCATGAGGTTGTGTATCGATTATCGTGGTATCAACAACATCACGATAAAAGATAAGTATCCTCTTCCGAGGATAGATGAGTTGTTAGACAAACTAAAGGGAGCTAGTTGGTTttcgaagattgatttggcatcAGGGTATCATCAAATTCCTATTGCCAAGTCAGACATTATGAAGACGGCGTTTCGGACGAGGTATGGGCAGTACGAGTTTGTagttatgccctttggtctcacaaACGCCCCTGCGGCTTTCATGCGTTTGATGAATGAAGTGTTTCACGACtatctcgacaagttcgtgatcatcttcatcGACGACATCTTGGTGTACTCGAGAAGCGAGGAGGAGCACAAAGAGCATCTGAGACTGGTTATGGAGAGGTTACGAGACCATAAGCTATTTGCCAAGTCCAGCAAGTGCTCGTtttggaagagagagataggattTCTGGGTCACATAGTATCAGGAGAGGGCGTGGCTGCTGATCCAGAAAAGGTCCAAGCCATACGAGAATGGCCTCGACCTACCACTGTGACAGAAGTGAGGATTTTTCTCGGACTTGCGGGCTATTATCGGAAGTTTGTTAAGGACTTTTCCTCCATTGCAAAGCCTTTAACTAAACTTACCGGTAAAGGAGTCCCTTTCTTATGGGTGGAAGAAACCGAGAGGGcattcaagaagttgaaggaagcTCTCACGACCGCACCTGTGTTAGCTTTGCCCGAGCAAGGTAAACCTTACACGGTTTACACGGATGCTTCACGCGTTGGGTTAGGTTGTGTTCTTATGCAAGATGGGCGAGTCATTGCATATGCTTCGCGACAACTACGGAAGCATGAGGATAACTACAGTACACATGACTTGGAGTTAGCGGCCGTGGTGTTCGCTTTGCGAATTTGGAGATCTTACTTGTACGGGGAAGAAGTGGAGGTATACACGGACCACCAAAGTCTTAAATACCTCTTCACTCAGCCAGATCTCAACCTGCGCCAGcgtaggtggatggagtttgtggcagaCTACGACATACGGATTCGCTACCATCCTGGTAAAGCGAATGTTGTTGCGGACGCCTTAAGTCGAAGAAAGTTGGACgcagatttagagaaagaagtggagctATTGAACCAGGAGTTGAAACAAGTGAAGTTGGTCGTTTTGGAAGGGCAGACAAGCGAGCCATTGGGACTTCAAGCGGTGAATCAGGCCAGCTTGATTCAGAGAATTCGAGAAGAACAACTTAAGGATGAGAAGTTACTGAAGATTTTTGAAGAACTCAAAGGACAAGCCGGGCCAAATAATGCGGGATACTACTTGGCGGAGGACGGAACCTTGCTAATTAATGGTAGGATCACGGTTCCTAAAGGACAAGGGCTGAAAGATGAGATACTAAGGATTGCACATCATTCTTTACTCAGTATCCATCCTGGAAGTTCGAAGATGTACCGAGACGTGAGAAGATACTATCATTAG